In the genome of Neovison vison isolate M4711 chromosome 3, ASM_NN_V1, whole genome shotgun sequence, one region contains:
- the NDUFB3 gene encoding NADH dehydrogenase [ubiquinone] 1 beta subcomplex subunit 3 has translation MAHGHGHEHGHSKLELPDYRQWKIEGTPLETVQERLAARGLRDPWGRNEAWRYMGGFAHNVSFVGAILKGFKWGFAAFVVAVGAEYYLESQNKEKKHH, from the exons ATGGCCCACGGACATGGGCATGAACATGGCCATAGTAAACTGGAACTTCCAGATTATAGACAATGGAAGATAGAAGGGACGCCATTAGAAACTGTCCAGGAGAGGCTGGCCGCACGAGGGCTAAGGGACCCATGGGGCCG caatGAAGCTTGGAGATACATGGGTGGCTTTGCACACAATGTTTCCTTTGTTGGTGCAATATTAAAAGGATTCAAATGGGGATTTGCAGCATTTGTGGTAGCTGTAGGGGCTGAATATTACCTGGAGTcccagaataaagaaaagaagcatcACTGA